A genomic region of Xanthomonas fragariae contains the following coding sequences:
- a CDS encoding PAS domain S-box protein, which yields MHGGRWKGFDQQGRPVAQQDFPGARTLRGEDVSLSMDFLHLDGETERWQRVTAVALRDGDKVIGGLTVVQEVTEQRRVQSELWRLAERNREILESISDAFYGVDAQWRFTYINRQAEALWARPRKDLLGKVLWDEFPDTLGSAVHQAHLQAAQTRQMVRVDAASPVRGHWADISIYPTSDGGMSVYFRDITDRKHAEEQLRASEERFRTALTIETVGATYFNMDGRMTDANDAFLKMTGYSRADVEAGALTWQKLTPPGSSALSAHAFHELKTKGGTTPYEREYLCKDGRQRWALFASKLLPDGTGFEFVLDVTDRKLAEAALHEVQTRNAFLLKLSDALRPLADPLAIQGKAARVLGEHLNAGRAYYVEVDDDAKQYVVERDWHQPGETSHARRVALSDWPMPWLIDARTWVVRDTAADLALPDDQRATYLGNEIGALIVVPLIRQGQLAATFVVNQRTARDWTAGEIRLVEETAERTWVSVERARAQSALLDNEERHHLILENALDYAIFTTDTTGHIQTWPPGAEAVFGWTAEEAVGQDVAMTFVAEDRLTGVPQRELEQARYTGVASNIRWHQCKSGRRVFIEDATRPLRDGSDEPLGYLKIGQNVTRRRQWEDRQQVLLAELQHRTRNLMGVVRVVFNRTQRSSKNIAELALIYNDRLDALARVQGLLSRLNEGDRILFDELIDVELSAMGAIDAQGRGDRVVLDGPSGVRLRSSTVQTFALALHELATNANKYGALAQPNGRLQVRWCLLRTSNRTRLRIEWNETGVSMPTPGVTPQGSGYGRELIERALPYQLQADTTYVLGPDGVRCTIELPVSESMRMDEDDG from the coding sequence GTGCATGGCGGGCGGTGGAAAGGCTTCGATCAGCAGGGTCGGCCGGTAGCGCAACAGGACTTCCCCGGCGCGCGCACGTTGCGGGGCGAGGACGTGAGCTTGTCGATGGATTTTCTTCATCTCGACGGCGAGACAGAGCGCTGGCAGCGGGTCACCGCTGTTGCGTTACGCGATGGCGACAAGGTGATCGGCGGGCTGACTGTCGTGCAGGAGGTGACCGAACAACGGCGCGTGCAATCGGAGCTGTGGCGGCTGGCCGAGCGTAACCGCGAGATTCTGGAAAGTATTTCCGATGCGTTCTACGGTGTGGATGCGCAGTGGCGCTTTACCTATATCAATCGTCAGGCCGAAGCGCTGTGGGCGCGTCCGCGCAAAGACTTGCTTGGCAAGGTGCTGTGGGATGAATTTCCCGACACGCTGGGCTCTGCGGTGCATCAGGCGCATCTGCAGGCAGCGCAGACGCGGCAGATGGTGCGCGTGGATGCGGCATCGCCGGTACGCGGGCATTGGGCCGACATCAGCATTTATCCCACCAGCGATGGCGGCATGTCGGTGTACTTTCGCGATATCACCGACAGAAAACATGCCGAAGAACAGCTGCGTGCCAGCGAAGAGCGTTTCCGCACGGCGCTGACCATCGAAACCGTTGGCGCAACCTACTTCAATATGGACGGTCGCATGACCGATGCCAACGATGCGTTCTTGAAGATGACCGGTTACAGCCGCGCGGATGTCGAAGCAGGCGCCTTGACCTGGCAGAAACTGACCCCGCCCGGATCGAGCGCATTGTCTGCGCACGCTTTCCACGAACTCAAGACCAAGGGCGGCACCACACCGTACGAACGTGAGTATCTGTGCAAGGACGGAAGACAACGCTGGGCGCTATTTGCTTCCAAGCTGTTGCCCGATGGCACCGGTTTCGAATTCGTACTTGATGTCACCGATCGCAAATTGGCCGAAGCGGCACTGCACGAAGTGCAAACTCGCAATGCGTTCCTGTTGAAACTCTCCGACGCGTTACGGCCGCTGGCCGACCCGTTAGCGATCCAGGGCAAAGCCGCGCGTGTGCTGGGCGAGCATTTGAATGCCGGTCGCGCCTATTACGTGGAAGTGGATGACGACGCAAAACAATACGTAGTCGAGCGCGACTGGCATCAACCCGGCGAAACCAGTCACGCGCGCCGCGTTGCGCTGTCCGACTGGCCGATGCCCTGGTTGATCGACGCACGCACCTGGGTGGTACGCGACACTGCCGCTGATCTGGCGCTGCCAGACGACCAGCGTGCGACCTATCTTGGCAACGAGATCGGCGCGCTGATCGTGGTGCCGCTGATCAGGCAAGGACAGTTGGCTGCCACCTTTGTCGTCAATCAGCGCACTGCGCGCGATTGGACTGCCGGGGAGATCCGGCTGGTCGAAGAAACCGCCGAGCGCACCTGGGTCTCGGTGGAACGGGCACGTGCACAGAGCGCGCTGCTCGACAACGAAGAGCGCCATCACCTGATTCTGGAGAACGCGCTCGACTACGCGATCTTTACCACCGACACGACCGGGCACATCCAGACCTGGCCGCCGGGTGCCGAAGCGGTGTTCGGCTGGACCGCTGAAGAAGCAGTGGGTCAGGACGTGGCGATGACATTCGTTGCCGAAGACCGCCTGACGGGAGTACCGCAACGCGAGCTTGAACAAGCGCGCTACACCGGGGTTGCATCGAATATCCGCTGGCATCAATGCAAGAGCGGCCGCCGCGTGTTTATCGAAGACGCAACACGGCCGCTGCGCGATGGCAGCGACGAGCCGCTGGGCTATCTCAAGATCGGACAGAACGTTACCCGGCGCCGGCAATGGGAAGATCGCCAGCAGGTGCTGCTGGCCGAGCTGCAACATCGCACGCGCAACTTGATGGGCGTGGTACGCGTTGTCTTCAATCGCACGCAACGCAGCAGCAAAAATATCGCTGAGTTGGCGTTGATCTACAACGACCGCCTGGACGCATTGGCACGTGTGCAGGGGCTGCTATCGCGTTTGAACGAGGGAGATCGCATCCTGTTCGATGAGTTGATTGACGTCGAGCTTTCGGCCATGGGTGCGATCGATGCGCAGGGTCGCGGCGATCGGGTGGTGCTGGATGGACCCAGTGGCGTGCGGCTGCGCTCCAGCACCGTGCAGACCTTTGCGCTGGCTTTGCATGAGCTGGCGACCAACGCCAACAAATACGGTGCGCTGGCACAACCCAACGGCCGACTACAGGTACGTTGGTGCCTGCTGCGCACCAGCAACAGAACGCGCTTGCGCATCGAATGGAACGAGACCGGCGTGTCGATGCCGACGCCTGGGGTCACCCCGCAAGGCTCGGGTTATGGCCGCGAGTTGATCGAACGCGCGCTGCCGTATCAGTTGCAGGCCGACACCACCTATGTGCTGGGGCCGGACGGCGTGCGCTGCACGATCGAACTGCCGGTGTCGGAAAGCATGCGTATGGATGAGGATGATGGGTAG
- a CDS encoding S-(hydroxymethyl)glutathione dehydrogenase/class III alcohol dehydrogenase has translation MKSRAAVAFGPGKPLEIVEIDVAPPKAGEVLVRITHTGVCHTDAFTLSGDDPEGIFPSVLGHEGGGIVEEIGDGVTSVKVGDHVIPLYTAECRKCKFCLSGKTNLCQAVRATQGKGLMPDGTTRFSYDGEPIYHYMGCSTFSEYTVVPEISLAVVNPAAPLEKVCLLGCGVTTGIGAVHNTAKVKPGDSVAVFGLGGIGLAVIQGAVQARAGRILAIDTNPGKFDLARSMGATDCINPKDDDKPIQEVIVELTDGGVDFSFECIGNVNVMRSALECCHKGWGESVIIGVAGAGQEISTRPFQLVTGRVWRGSAFGGVKGRTQLPSMVEQSMQGEIDLDPFITHTMPLEEINEAFHLMHEGKSIRTVIHF, from the coding sequence ATGAAATCCCGTGCAGCAGTCGCGTTCGGACCCGGCAAGCCGCTGGAAATTGTCGAGATCGACGTCGCACCGCCCAAGGCTGGCGAAGTGCTGGTCCGCATCACCCACACTGGCGTGTGCCACACCGATGCTTTTACGCTGTCCGGCGACGATCCGGAAGGCATTTTCCCGTCCGTGCTGGGCCATGAGGGTGGCGGCATCGTCGAAGAAATCGGCGATGGCGTGACCAGCGTCAAGGTCGGCGACCACGTGATTCCGCTGTACACCGCCGAATGTCGCAAGTGCAAATTCTGTCTGTCCGGCAAGACCAATCTGTGCCAAGCCGTGCGTGCTACCCAGGGCAAGGGGTTGATGCCCGACGGCACCACGCGCTTTTCTTACGACGGCGAGCCGATCTACCACTACATGGGCTGCAGCACCTTCAGCGAATACACCGTTGTGCCGGAGATTTCGCTGGCCGTTGTGAACCCGGCAGCGCCGCTGGAAAAGGTCTGCCTGCTCGGTTGCGGCGTCACCACCGGCATTGGCGCCGTGCACAACACCGCCAAGGTCAAGCCGGGCGATAGCGTGGCGGTGTTCGGCCTGGGCGGCATTGGCTTGGCGGTGATCCAGGGCGCGGTGCAGGCCAGGGCCGGGCGCATCCTGGCCATCGACACCAACCCGGGCAAGTTCGATCTGGCCCGCAGCATGGGCGCCACCGATTGCATCAACCCGAAGGATGACGACAAGCCGATCCAGGAAGTCATCGTCGAGTTGACCGACGGCGGCGTGGATTTCAGCTTCGAGTGCATCGGCAACGTCAACGTGATGCGTTCGGCGTTGGAGTGTTGCCACAAGGGCTGGGGCGAGAGCGTCATCATTGGCGTGGCCGGTGCAGGCCAGGAGATCAGCACCCGGCCGTTCCAGCTGGTGACCGGCCGGGTGTGGCGCGGGTCGGCCTTTGGTGGCGTCAAAGGACGTACACAATTGCCAAGCATGGTGGAGCAATCGATGCAGGGCGAGATCGATCTCGATCCGTTCATCACCCACACGATGCCACTGGAAGAGATCAACGAAGCCTTCCACCTAATGCACGAAGGCAAGTCGATCCGCACCGTGATTCATTTCTGA
- a CDS encoding metal/formaldehyde-sensitive transcriptional repressor — MPHSPQEKKRALARVRRLRGQCDALERALEAGADCAPVLQQIAAIRGAVNGLMSQVLEAHIREDLGHAAASDAQRAERVQALLGLVRSYLK; from the coding sequence ATGCCGCATTCGCCGCAGGAGAAAAAGCGAGCGCTAGCGCGCGTGCGTCGCCTGCGCGGGCAGTGCGATGCGCTTGAGCGTGCACTGGAGGCGGGCGCAGACTGTGCACCTGTCTTGCAGCAGATCGCCGCGATCCGGGGGGCTGTCAATGGGCTGATGTCGCAGGTGCTTGAGGCGCATATCCGAGAAGACCTCGGGCATGCCGCCGCCTCCGATGCCCAACGCGCCGAACGGGTGCAGGCGTTGCTTGGCTTGGTACGTTCCTACCTCAAATGA
- a CDS encoding PAS domain S-box protein: MKNSPGERLENAATLSEELDGMRRLHALQVKLAAQVDSRVALEEITALACAFARTECGCLQLVDEHSCGMELRVYRGHDERSPFVQQFLEDQFQAICDTVRRERRQLVIEDVDNFIPLKGTPDGEAALCSGICAAQFTPLFNRAGVLLGLLGTQFTVPYQPAEHALRLLELLAWTAADYVERQRAERALRTSESRLVALSLASSEVHYRMSPDWGEMQALTGKEFLADTVSPNRSWIMDYIPEEDRSLVQRNIDAGIHSKSAIVLEHRVRRADGTIAWLATKAVPALDADGRITEWSGTAVDITARRQAEERLRNSEARLAYVLDQVPLGVGLFDLEGRFTYKNPQL, encoded by the coding sequence ATGAAGAATTCGCCTGGCGAACGCCTGGAGAACGCCGCCACATTGAGCGAGGAATTGGACGGCATGCGCCGGCTGCATGCGCTGCAGGTAAAGCTGGCGGCGCAGGTCGATTCGCGTGTCGCGCTGGAGGAAATCACCGCGCTTGCTTGCGCATTTGCGCGCACCGAGTGCGGCTGCCTGCAGCTGGTCGATGAGCACAGCTGCGGCATGGAGTTGCGGGTGTATCGCGGGCACGACGAACGCAGTCCGTTCGTGCAGCAGTTCTTGGAGGACCAATTTCAAGCGATTTGCGATACCGTGCGCCGCGAACGGCGCCAGTTGGTGATCGAAGATGTCGACAACTTTATCCCGCTCAAGGGCACACCGGATGGCGAGGCGGCGCTGTGTAGTGGTATTTGCGCTGCTCAATTCACTCCGCTGTTCAATCGTGCCGGCGTCTTGTTGGGGTTGCTGGGGACCCAATTCACCGTGCCGTATCAGCCGGCGGAGCACGCGCTGAGGCTGCTGGAACTGCTGGCATGGACAGCTGCCGACTATGTCGAGCGCCAACGCGCCGAGCGTGCGTTGCGCACCAGCGAATCGCGGCTTGTGGCGCTGTCGTTGGCGAGTTCCGAAGTACATTATCGGATGAGCCCGGACTGGGGCGAAATGCAAGCGCTGACCGGGAAGGAGTTTCTGGCCGATACGGTCAGCCCAAATCGTTCCTGGATCATGGATTACATTCCTGAAGAGGATCGAAGCCTGGTGCAGCGCAACATCGACGCAGGCATCCACAGCAAAAGCGCGATTGTGTTGGAGCATCGCGTGCGCCGCGCAGACGGCACCATCGCCTGGCTTGCGACCAAGGCGGTGCCGGCGCTGGATGCAGATGGCCGCATTACCGAATGGTCGGGCACGGCGGTCGACATCACCGCACGCAGACAGGCCGAAGAGCGCCTGCGTAACAGCGAGGCGCGGCTGGCGTACGTGCTCGATCAGGTTCCCCTTGGGGTGGGCTTGTTCGATCTGGAGGGCCGCTTCACCTATAAAAATCCGCAGCTGTAA
- the fghA gene encoding S-formylglutathione hydrolase, with protein MERIEHRACFGGWQDVYRHQSQTLNCSMQVGVYLPPQAADGRLPVLYWLSGLTCTEQNFISKAGAQRYAAEHGVILVAPDTSPRGDDVADADGNDIGKGAGFYVDATEQPWAAHYRMYDYVVKELPALIEAHFATTGTRAISGHSMGGHGALIIALKNPGRYRSVSAFSPILAPSQVPWGEKAFGQYLGPDRATWKAYDANALITQAQERLPLLIDQGDADEFLENQLKTWLFEDAAKAAGYPITARLQPGYDHSYYFIASFIGEHIAHHAAALRG; from the coding sequence ATGGAACGTATCGAACACCGCGCTTGTTTCGGCGGCTGGCAAGATGTCTACCGGCATCAGTCGCAGACCTTGAACTGCAGCATGCAGGTGGGTGTGTATCTGCCGCCGCAAGCGGCCGATGGCCGGTTGCCGGTGCTGTACTGGCTCAGCGGCCTGACCTGCACCGAACAGAACTTCATCAGCAAGGCCGGTGCGCAGCGCTATGCGGCCGAGCATGGCGTGATTCTTGTTGCGCCCGACACCAGCCCGCGTGGCGACGATGTGGCCGATGCGGACGGCAACGACATCGGCAAGGGCGCTGGCTTCTACGTGGACGCCACCGAACAGCCGTGGGCGGCGCATTACCGCATGTACGACTATGTGGTGAAAGAATTACCGGCGTTGATCGAAGCCCATTTCGCCACCACCGGTACGCGGGCGATCAGCGGCCATTCGATGGGTGGGCATGGCGCCTTGATCATCGCCTTGAAGAATCCGGGACGCTATCGCAGCGTCTCGGCGTTCTCGCCGATTCTCGCGCCCAGCCAAGTGCCATGGGGTGAGAAAGCGTTTGGCCAGTATCTGGGGCCGGATCGTGCAACGTGGAAAGCCTACGATGCCAATGCGCTGATCACACAGGCGCAGGAGCGCTTGCCACTGTTGATCGATCAGGGCGACGCTGACGAATTTCTTGAAAACCAGCTGAAAACCTGGTTGTTCGAAGATGCGGCGAAGGCCGCTGGTTACCCGATCACTGCGCGACTGCAGCCAGGTTATGACCACAGTTATTACTTCATCGCCAGTTTTATCGGCGAGCACATTGCGCATCACGCTGCCGCATTGCGTGGTTGA
- the nagA gene encoding N-acetylglucosamine-6-phosphate deacetylase, which produces MDASPIQALCNARVLTDDGVQDGLVVLLAGRQIQAIVPAEDARVAQAHARLDLGGATLLPGFIDIQVNGGGGVLFNNARHPQALATIAAAHRRFGTTGLLPTLISDTAEVMAEAIDATRQAIAQGVPGVLGIHLEGPYLSPARKGTHDARKFRLPDAHEIAVDTSLDNGVTLITLAPERVPLDDIRAFVAGGAIVFAGHTAATYEQAHDGIAAGVSGFTHLYNAMSQLAGREPNAVGAALEDPNVWCGIIVDGVHAHPASLRVALAAKPRGKLLLVTDAMPMVGADSPSFDLYGETITAVDGVVRNADGALAGSALDMATAVRNSVQCLGVDLAEAARMASTYPAQCIGLGERLGRIAPSYQADLVLVDADIRVLATWVAGQRE; this is translated from the coding sequence ATGGATGCTTCCCCGATTCAAGCGTTGTGCAATGCACGCGTGCTCACCGACGATGGAGTGCAGGATGGTTTGGTCGTGCTGCTGGCTGGAAGGCAGATCCAGGCGATCGTGCCAGCCGAGGATGCACGCGTTGCGCAGGCGCACGCACGCCTGGATCTGGGCGGCGCCACCTTGTTGCCGGGCTTTATCGACATCCAGGTCAATGGCGGTGGCGGCGTGTTGTTCAATAACGCACGCCACCCACAGGCATTGGCCACGATCGCTGCCGCGCATCGCCGCTTCGGCACCACCGGCCTGTTGCCCACACTGATCAGCGACACCGCCGAGGTGATGGCCGAAGCCATCGACGCCACGCGCCAGGCCATCGCACAAGGCGTGCCCGGCGTGCTCGGCATCCATCTGGAAGGCCCGTATCTGAGCCCCGCCCGCAAGGGCACGCACGACGCGCGCAAGTTCCGTTTGCCGGACGCGCACGAGATTGCGGTCGATACCTCGCTGGACAATGGCGTCACCTTGATCACCCTTGCGCCGGAGCGCGTGCCGCTAGACGATATTCGCGCCTTCGTTGCTGGCGGCGCGATTGTGTTTGCCGGCCACACTGCCGCCACGTATGAGCAGGCGCACGATGGTATTGCTGCCGGCGTCAGCGGCTTTACCCATCTTTACAACGCAATGTCGCAACTGGCCGGGCGTGAGCCCAATGCTGTGGGCGCTGCGCTGGAAGATCCCAATGTGTGGTGCGGGATCATTGTCGATGGCGTGCACGCGCATCCGGCCAGCCTGCGTGTGGCGTTGGCAGCCAAGCCGCGCGGCAAGCTGTTGCTGGTGACCGACGCCATGCCGATGGTCGGCGCAGACAGCCCCAGCTTCGATCTTTACGGAGAGACGATCACTGCCGTTGACGGAGTAGTGCGCAATGCCGACGGCGCACTTGCCGGTTCCGCATTGGACATGGCCACCGCCGTACGCAATAGCGTGCAGTGTCTGGGTGTTGATCTGGCCGAAGCCGCGCGCATGGCGTCCACGTATCCTGCGCAATGCATCGGCCTGGGAGAGCGCCTCGGTCGCATTGCACCCAGCTATCAAGCCGATCTGGTGCTGGTGGATGCCGATATCCGAGTGCTGGCTACCTGGGTGGCTGGCCAGCGCGAGTAA